The Candida albicans SC5314 chromosome 5, complete sequence genome includes a region encoding these proteins:
- the BUD23 gene encoding 18S rRNA (guanine1575-N7)-methyltransferase (Putative methyltransferase; Hap43-induced; repressed by prostaglandins), giving the protein MSRPEELAPPEVFYNDSESFKYTSSTRVQHIQAKMTLRALELLNLEQDSPQFLLDIGCGSGLSGEILTEEGYNWIGMDISPSMLATGLDRDVEGDLFLGDVGNGIPFRAGTFDAAISISVIQWLCNADISGADPKKRLLNFFNTLYASLKRGGKFVAQFYPKNDVQTENIMGAAKVAGFGGGLVIDDPESKRHKKYYLVLTAGMADRQINLSGAEMDAPAEQQTKGLSRKRKKAMESKKDFINRKKEIMRKRGRKVAEDSKFTGRKRRPRF; this is encoded by the coding sequence ATGTCAAGACCAGAAGAACTCGCTCCACCAGAAGTGTTTTATAATGATTCTGAATCATTCAAATATACATCGTCTACTCGTGTCCAACACATTCAGGCGAAAATGACATTACGAGCTCtagaattattaaatcttGAACAAGACTCCCCACAGTTTTTATTGGATATAGGATGTGGATCAGGGTTATCTGGAGAAATATTAACTGAAGAAGGATATAATTGGATTGGGATGGATATTTCTCCCAGTATGTTAGCCACTGGGTTGGATAGAGATGTTGAAGgagatttatttttaggAGATGTTGGGAATGGGATCCCATTTAGAGCAGGAACATTCGATGCCGCCATATCTATATCAGTAATTCAATGGTTATGTAATGCTGATATTTCCGGAGCTGATCCCAAAAAGagattattgaattttttcaacactTTATATGCATCATTGAAACGAGGTGGGAAATTTGTTGCACAATTTTATCCTAAAAATGATGTACAAACAGAGAATATAATGGGTGCAGCTAAAGTTGCTGGATTTGGTGGTGGGTTAGTGATAGATGATCCAGAATCTAAACGACAtaagaaatattatttggtATTGACTGCTGGTATGGCTGATagacaaatcaatttgagCGGAGCAGAAATGGATGCTCCTGCTGAACAACAAACTAAAGGGTTAAgtagaaagagaaagaaggCAATGGAAAGTAAGAaagattttattaatagaaagaaagaaattatgAGGAAAAGAGGTAGAAAAGTTGCTGAAGACTCAAAGTTTACAGGAAGAAAAAGACGTCCCAGATTTTAA
- a CDS encoding uncharacterized protein (Protein of unknown function; repressed by fluphenazine treatment; induced by benomyl treatment and in an RHE model; regulated by Nrg1, Tup1) yields MVMPNPKEYTAIHGVSRLLTYLNNYPAEGTGTLFLSEKAKNLMGPKLPQILVEYSTATQLNLFGNYPEKSDVAPSALFIALFSIIAILHLTVFSINYYRGHYFWLSLGWVFYAICRVLGFALRIVWSRDLTDCKVGITSEVFLIVPTVLIASFNLVLAQRIFTWRHPVGGSRRIFWTLMWILYALVAGVVAMTIVTSAGLNIYLLSEANYARYKKVIMCTSVLIIVYSLTAVGLILLAWLFKPTKKDENLYTYQPWWIESFSPFYFVKKGEPQAAAISFLKRNHNHRYAIRVIAATHHLHKTVKGLTNQRGDLTHNVSLMIIGVTTLIILVSSILRSIICFQGRMMYFTSPVGSPAVMYVFWGALEFGVNLLYIIGRVDLRFYRPDRLPKDVRNVVTAEQSLYPSEIEDEGEDQEVLDKESLDKVPQPYSGEEPSTNNNHDDNGFSFGFSDSDEKDNHTDHDGHKDHDGFDFTNGASEKPKNNLPYPFKEKSDTVSEFHF; encoded by the coding sequence ATGGTAATGCCAAATCCAAAAGAGTATACTGCCATTCATGGAGTACTGAGACTATTGACATATCTAAATAATTATCCCGCAGAAGGTACTGGtactttatttttatcagAAAAGGCCAAAAACTTAATGGGTCCCAAACTACCACAAATTTTAGTTGAATATTCAACTGCAActcaattaaatttatttggtAATTATCCCGAGAAATCTGATGTGGCCCCTTCAGCACTTTTCATTGCCTTATTTTCCATCATTGCCATTTTACATTTGACAGTGTTTTccattaattattatcgaggtcattatttttggttATCATTGGGATGGGTATTTTATGCCATTTGTCGTGTGTTGGGATTTGCCTTGAGAATCGTATGGTCTCGTGATTTAACTGATTGTAAAGTAGGGATCACTAGTGAAGTGTTTTTAATTGTCCCGACTGTGTTAATTGCATCATTTAATCTTGTTTTGGCACAACGTATATTCACTTGGAGACATCCAGTTGGTGGATCAAGAAGAATCTTTTGGACTCTAATGTGGATCCTTTATGCATTGGTTGCAGGAGTGGTGGCCATGACCATTGTCACTTCAGCGGggttaaatatttatttacttTCTGAGGCCAATTATGCTCGTTATAAAAAAGTGATTATGTGTACATCTGTTTtgattattgtttattCATTAACAGCAGTTGGGTTGATTCTTTTGGCGTGGTTATTTAAACCAACtaaaaaagatgaaaacTTGTATACTTATCAACCATGGTGGattgaatcattttcaccattttattttgtgaAAAAGGGCGAACCACAAGCTGCTGCTATatcttttttgaaaagaaatcataatcatcGTTATGCAATTCGTGTTATTGCTGCTactcatcatcttcataaAACAGTGAAAGGATTAACTAATCAACGTGGTGATTTGACTCATAATGTTTCCTTGATGATCATTGGTGTCACTACATTGATTATATTGGTTAGTTCTATTCTCCGTTCCATTATTTGTTTCCAAGGTCGTATGATGTATTTTACTTCTCCAGTCGGTAGTCCTGCCGTTATGTATGTCTTTTGGGGTGCTCTTGAATTTGGagtcaatttattatatatcATTGGTCGTGTTGATTTAAGGTTTTATCGACCAGATAGATTACCAAAAGATGTTAGAAATGTTGTTACGGCAGAACAATCATTATATCCTtctgaaattgaagatgaaggTGAAGATCAAGAAGTATTGGATAAAGAATCTTTGGATAAAGTTCCTCAACCATATTCAGGAGAAGAACCTTccactaataataatcacGATGATAATGGTTTTAGTTTTGGTTTCTCTGATTCAGATGAGAAAGATAACCACACTGACCATGATGGTCATAAAGATCACGatggatttgattttacTAATGGCGCTTCAGAAAAAcctaaaaataatttaccTTATCcatttaaagaaaaatcagATACCGTATCTgagtttcatttttaa
- the GDS1 gene encoding Gds1p (Putative mitochondrial protein; Hap43-repressed gene; Spider biofilm induced), which produces MATPETVPIADEIMSDFEDVSSPNSPSLSLEQSTRGSTPPTSTSSPPSTQNNDSKSKESLETDDVQDTVDNKKLSDDVNESQESADSKDDQDGEETRKESTDAKDIKSGGTKKNQDSKDTKESKKIKKSKPISRAPIATGISTEIEVTGEKPKPIQEGDPSLEDDVLYAIFVILYEEDSTEKGMTVKHITDVLDEKYPQFTKNTGKVSNLVSAKINSYIKRLEAGQTSLRYAISRDWGTNTPKRMLYRYRGILAPGWEVKLKELQKQQESKQQQQQQQQQEQQSEEQQNEQQSDDSQELNSEQIEQQQQNESKEKSRSPGSESPKSRKKVSRAQSVSTNFKDHFAELDKQQDQFSSPSPTTATSTSTSTSKTATKRRATMFDLGRPTFLTNGEFCDQPPPYLTRKPAKIEDVLDEDVLEDDEESLTTLSQKDDSSNNIIKIKKRRLTWAPLGETGDDDLGLAAFRALSTSTDNGSVSSTDRKKKWFQMTELPKPELTSLSELEKYWD; this is translated from the coding sequence ATGGCTACTCCGGAAACTGTACCTATTGCAGATGAAATCATGAGTGATTTCGAAGATGTAAGTTCACCAAATTCCCCGTCATTATCTTTAGAACAATCTACTCGTGGATCTACTCCACCTACATCGACATCATCGCCACCTTCTACTCAGAATAATGATTCAAAGTCCAAAGAGAGTCTTGAGACAGATGATGTACAAGATACAGTTGACAATAAGAAACTTCTGGACGATGTTAATGAATCTCAAGAATCTGCCGATTCAAAAGACGATCAAGATGGAGAAGAAACCAGAAAAGAATCTACTGATGCAAAAGATATCAAAAGCGGTGGTACTAAGAAAAATCAAGATTCTAAAGACACTAAGGAATCgaagaaaatcaaaaaatcaaaaccaatTTCTCGAGCACCAATTGCTACCGGTATTTCTACTGAAATTGAAGTCACGGGagaaaaaccaaaaccaattCAAGAAGGTGATCCATCTTTAGAAGATGATGTTTTATATGCCATTTTTGTTATTCTTTATGAAGAAGATCTGACTGAAAAAGGAATGACCGTAAAACATATTACTGATGTTTTAGATGAAAAATATCCTCAATTCACGAAAAATACTGGTAAAGTGTCAAATTTAGTTTCTgccaaaatcaattcatatATTAAACGTTTAGAAGCTGGTCAAACTAGTCTACGTTATGCAATTTCAAGAGATTGGGGCACCAATACTCCCAAAAGAATGTTGTATAGATATCGTGGGATTCTAGCTCCTGGTTGGGAAgtcaaattgaaagagTTGCAGAAGCAACAAGAGagtaaacaacaacaacaacaacaacaacaacaggaACAACAAAGtgaagaacaacaaaatgAGCAACAAAGTGATGATTCTCAGGAGTTAAATCTGgaacaaattgaacaacaacaacaaaatgaaTCGAAGGAAAAATCAAGATCACCAGGTTCTGAATCTCCTAAATCACGTAAGAAAGTTTCTCGAGCTCAATCagtatcaacaaatttcaaagatCATTTTGCTGAACTTgataaacaacaagatcAATTTTCACTGCCACTgccaacaacagcaacttcaacttcaacttcaacttctAAAACAGCCACAAAGAGAAGAGCTACCATGTTTGATTTAGGACGTCCAACATTTTTAACCAATGGCGAATTTTGTGatcaaccaccaccatatTTAACTAGGAAACCAGCGAAAATTGAAGACGTTCTTGATGAAGATGTtttagaagatgatgaagaatcaCTAACAACATTATCACAAAAAGATGatagtagtaataatatcatcaaGATTAAAAAGAGAAGATTGACTTGGGCTCCATTAGGAGAAactggtgatgatgatttaggTTTAGCTGCTTTTAGAGCTTTAAGTACTAGTACTGATAATGGTTCAGTATCTTCAACTGATCGTAAGAAAAAATGGTTTCAAATGACTGAATTACCTAAACCGGAATTGACTAGTTTAtcagaattggaaaaatattgggattaa
- a CDS encoding uncharacterized protein (Planktonic growth-induced gene) has product MDSNNVNKTKRQKTGNLYSNYTISSNDEKIDIITDISKLSPKSFFNDYIAIRKPVKFVTPSDQQVIQLNKFELENLVDTLNYNDEELQVEKKYQAGFGSGQKRIKMKLSDLVNEIKNGNDEYYLTTQYDFDDPDRASDEEEEGEEQKEDEDEEDVEEEGVPFDQFSDTSSIDMNNLHDDFEDIEDDFDESANDEENNKDEMTAAEAEFRIKELYQPPLTNLVNHPEILPYSPSFFNLVPQQINLWMGSSSTNTNIKETHNNFTIDESKPDLGLGKQLPGESPRGTSTGLHHDHADNLYILVSGKKRFTILSPNDAMKLYTVGNIYKIFNSGIIDYEIDENAPGWKHVRDDGAIIEEIIYWQLDKSRSTNNGHDKEAEQKLLNELQVHIKQHQAQQKALKTTSGIRRDPPSFSKIPPALLHLDELKDESIRKKIESFANKFFPGVLQLNKLEVWLNPGEMLYLPAGWFHEVSSFGSDNKDNIGGAHIAINYWFIPPNTTNFDDCYEDTYWKEDWEKTKQAMQLVKDGVVNL; this is encoded by the coding sequence ATGGATAGCAACAACGTCAACAAAAcgaaaagacaaaaaacGGGGAATCTTTACCTGAATTatacaatttcttcaaatgatgaaaaaatcGATATCATCActgatatttcaaaattatcacctaaaagttttttcaatgattaTATAGCAATTAGAAAACCTGTGAAATTTGTCACCCCTTCTGATCAACAagttattcaattgaataaatttgaacTTGAGAATTTAGTTGATACATTGAAttataatgatgaagaattacaagttgaaaaaaaatatcaagcTGGGTTTGGATCAGGAcagaaaagaattaaaatgaaattgagtGATTTAGTAAATGAGATTAAAAATGGGAATGatgaatattatttaaCTACTCAatatgattttgatgatcCTGATAGGGCTAGTGATGAAGAGGAGGAAGGAGAAGAACAAAAGGAGGATGAGGATGAGGAGGAcgtagaagaagaaggtgttccatttgatcaattttcTGATACTTCTTCTATTGATATGAATAATCTTCACgatgattttgaagatattgaagatgattttgatgaatcagcaaatgatgaagaaaacaacaaagacGAAATGACGGCAGCAGAAGCAGAATTCAgaattaaagaattatATCAACCTCCATTAACCAATTTAGTCAATCATCCAGAAATTCTTCCTTATTCTccatcatttttcaatcttgTCCctcaacaaatcaatttatggATGGGATCTTCTTCTACCAACACCAATATCAAAGAAACACACAATAATTTCACTATAGATGAATCAAAACCAGATTTAGGTTTAGGTAAGCAATTACCTGGTGAATCACCTAGAGGAACATCTACGGGATTACATCATGATCATGCtgataatttatatatattagtACTGGGGAAAAAACGATTCACAATTTTAAGTCCTAATGATGCCATGAAATTATATACTGTGggaaatatatataagatTTTCAACAGTGGgataattgattatgaaattgatgaaaatgcCCCTGGTTGGAAACATGTTCGTGATGATGGGGCAAtcattgaagaaatcatttattGGCAATTGGATAAATCCAGACTGACCAATAATGGGCATGACAAAGAAGCAGAgcaaaaattgttgaatgaATTACAAGTACATATTAAACAACATCAAGCACAACAAAAGGCTTTGAAAACTACTTCGGGTATTCGTCGTGATCCACcaagtttttcaaaaatccCTCCGGCATTATTACATCTcgatgaattgaaagatgAATCAATTCGtaagaaaattgaatcttttGCGAATAAATTTTTCCCAGGGGttttacaattgaataaattggaAGTATGGTTGAATCCTGGTGAAATGCTTTACTTACCTGCTGGTTGGTTTCATGAAGTATCCAGTTTTGGAAGTGATAACAAGGACAATATAGGAGGTGCTCACATTGCAATTAATTATTGGTTTATCCCACCAAACacaacaaattttgatgattgtTATGAAGATACTTATTGGAAAGAAGATTGGGAGAAAACCAAACAAGCAATGCAGTTGGTTAAAGATGGTGTGGTTAATTTATAG